The nucleotide window CCTTCCGGGTGCGGGAGCGTGGCCTGCTGGACCACGGCGACTTCTACGCGCCACAGTCGCTGTGGGACGACGAGCACGACCGTTACCTCACCTGGGGGTGGATCCCGGAGACCCGCGACGAGCCCGCACAGTGGGACGCGGGCTGGTCCGGGCTGCTGTCGCTCCCGCGAGTGGTGACGCCTGCCGTCGATCACGTCCGACAGGAGCCGGCCGCGGAGGTGGAGCGGCTCCGGGCCGAGCGGCTGGCGGGCGTCGAGACGACGCTGACGGACGGCGACTACGAGCGACTCTGCCGGGGGGCTGCGGTGGAGGTGGCGGCGACGGTCGAACTGGACGGCGCCAACGAGGCCGGGCTCGTCGTCGCGGAGTCGGTCGCGGGCGCCGAACGGACGCCCGTCCGGTACACCGGCGACGAGGTCGTCGTCGACCGGACGGCGTCCGGCGACGACGGGGCGACGGAGTCGCTGTCGATGCCCGTCGACGACGGCCCGTTGGAGCTCCGGGCGTTCCTCGACGGCTCCGTGTTGGAGCTGTTCGCCGACCAACGGCGGTGTCTCACGGCGCGGCTCTACCCCAGCGCCGACAGCGACCGGCTGTCCGTGTTCGCCCGCGGCGGCGCGGCGACGGTGACGGCCGACGCCTGGCGGCTGACCGACGTGTGGCGGGAGTGACGACAGCCTACAACGCCGTCGATTCTCCCGCCAGCACCCGGTAGCTGTCCAACGTGCCCGCCATCGACGGGGCCGACTCGTCGTCGTGACGCTGCGTCCCGTAGTCCATCCACCGGCCGCCGGTGTAGCTGAACATCCGGAAGCCGACCGTCGTCTCGACGACCACGTCGATCACCGCGTCGTCCGGGTCGTCCGCGCCGACGGCCGCCGACCGAACGCCCGTCCCGTGGTCCATCACCCAGACGGCGACCGGGTCGTCGTCGGGCGAGAGCAGTTCTGTCGGGTCCAGCGCCTCTCGACGGTCGCTCGCGTCGGGTGCGTCGTCGCTCGCGTCGCTCGACTCGGGCGCGTCGCCCAGGAGCGCCGCCGCCTCCGTCTCCGACAACGGTCGGTCCGGCCACTCGGACGCGGGTTCTGGTTCGTCCACGCCGGAGCCACGGCCGCGAGGGGAATGTGGCTTGTGCCCCACCCCGTCACAACACCTCGGAGTGGCCAGAGAGCACGCGGTACGCCGACAGCGAGTCGCCGGCGACGACCTCGTGGACGGCCGCCGTCGTCCGCCAGCCGGAGTCGAGCCACCGACCGCCGGTGTAGGTGTACGCTCTGATCTCCGCGTCCGTCTCCAGCACCACGTCTACGACGGCCTCGTGGGGCGTGTCGTCCGGGACCAGCCGAACCCGGACACTGTCCTCGTAGTCCAACACCCAGACGCCTCTGGCGTCGGCCCGCTCGTACACCGCCTCCGCCTCCGCCGGCGTCACCGGCCGGTCCGGCCAGGCGCGTGCCGGCTGTGTCTCCGCCACGGGGGGCTTCTGTCCCGGACGAGTATCATTGCTCTCTATCCGAGAGAGTAAAACCGACACTGTGGTCGTCGATCACGCCGAGCTGGCGTCGACTCACGCAGCGACGGCGTCGGCCGTCACGCGGCGTCGTCGACCCACTCGGTCACGACGGCCGCGAGGTGCTCGTGGCCCGCCTCGTTCGGGTGGACCCCGTCCGTCGTGCGGTCGTGCCACGCCTCGACCGGCCGGGCGACGGCGCGGTGGTCGGCGACCGTCGCGTGGATCGCGTCGTCGTACAGCAACGACCGCCCCGGCTGGGCGTCGTCGAAGCCGACGCCGCCAGTGACGGACAGCAGTGGGACGACCCCGAGAAAGCCGTGCCAGCCGACTGCGTCGTGGTTCGCGAGCGTCCGGTCCAGCTCCGCGGCGGCGTGCCGAAACTCCCCTTCCGACACTCGGGGCGCGCCGTCCGACAGCTGTGCGTCGTTGTGTCCGGCGTGAACGACGACACACAGCCGCGGCTCGGCCGTGTCGACGGCCGCGACCGTCTCGGCCAGGTGCTCCTCGACCGTCTCCGCGTGCTCGGCAAGCGTCGTCGCGGTCGACCCGAACCGGTGCACCGAGGTGCCCGACAGCGCGTCACACTCGGAGAGCCGGCTCGGCCACCCCGTCGCGTCCGTGTAGCTGCCCGCCGCGACACTGTCACCGAGAACGGCCAGCGCGTCGAAGGAACTGCTCACGGTCTCCCGAGGCGGGCGAGCGGCTTGGCGCTTGCGTCGTGTGTCGGCTCAGACGACCTGGACGGGCACGTCCGTCCCGTCCGGTCGCCGGGGGAGTCGCCAGTCCACGTCGACGGCCCGATCCGGGAACGACGGGGTCGACACCACCTCGAACGTGCGGTCGGCGGCCGCGGGTGTGGTCGCCGCCGCCGCCAGCAGCCGAGCCACGTCCGCCCGCGACACCGTCCCCCACAGCTTCGCCCCGGGGTCGGCGACGGTGACATCGTCCGTCCGCGGACTGCCCGTGAGCACGCCCGGTCGGAGAATCGTGTGACGCACGTCCGCGTCCCGGAGCGCAGCCTCCGCGTCCGCCTTCGCGGCTTGGACCGGGCCGATGGCGGCCTCGAACACGGCCGCCAACGGACTCGCCGGCTCGTCGCCGACACCCAGCGCCGACTCCAGGACGACGGTGTCGACGTCGGTCGCCTCTGCGGCCGCGACGAGCGTCCGGTTCCCCTCCCCGTCGACGTACGGCCCGCCGGCGTGGACCTGCGTCGCGGCGGTGCCGACCGTGGAGAAGACGGCGTCGACGCCCGCCAGCGCCATCTCCAACCCGTCCGGGTCGAGTAGGTCGTCGACGAACACCTCGTCTGCGCCGAGCGCGTGCAACGACTCCCCGTTCGCCGAGTCGCGGGTGAGCGTGACCAGCGTCTCCACCCGGGGGGCGAGCAGTTCCGTCAGGGCGCGTCCGGTCGCCCCGGTCGCCCCGGCGACGAACGCGGTGTCGAGCCGTGTCGTCTGGTCTGTCACGGCCCCGTCTCGGGGGCCCGCGCCCGTGAAGGGTCCGGTCCGTCACGGGGGCTCGGGCACCGACGGTCACAAGCCCACCGCGCCCCTCGACGGAGTATGGTGCGACGGTCCGGGCGCTTCCGCGTCTACCGCGTCGTGGAGTCGGTGCCACACTACAACCTCCAACGGGTCGACGAGCCCCGGCTGTACACCGTCTACAGCTCCGGCTACGACCCGGACCGGCAGGCGGCCGTCGACGACCTCCGGACGGGAACGCTCGTGGACGCGACGCTGACGGGCGACCCGGACGACGAGACGGAGCCGTGGCGGCTGGCGGCCGTCGAGCACGACGAGGCGGCCAGCGTCGAGACGGCGTTCGCCGTCGACGTCGACCCACCGGCGGTCGCCGTCGACGCCTGGGGGTCCGAGCCCGGGGCGACTGAGCCGATCTGTCGGACGCTGACGGAGGACGGGGAGCCGGTCGGCGCCTGTTGTGTCCAGCCCCGCGAGCCGTTGCCCAACGACGCGTTCGTCCCGAACGTGCTGACGGGGCTGCTCCCGTTGGAGTCGGAGCTGACGGCCGTCCCCGGCGTCGACGAACCGGCCGCGGAGGCGGTGTTTCTCGACCCGGACCCGCCGTCGGCGACGAGCTACGACGCCCCGTTCGGGGTGCTGTTGTTGTTCACCGCGGCCGCGACGGAACTGCCCGACCGGTTCCGGGAACGGTACGACCTCCCGCGCGGGAGCGACACTCGGCCGGCGTTCGACCCGTACGCGCCCTGACCCGCGTTTCGACCGACTTATTCCCGCGACGACACACCCCAACGGCATGAGCATCACGACGACGGTCGCGTACGCGCTCCACACGGTGTTCGCAGGGGTGTGGACCGGCGCGGTCGTGTTCACGACGTGGAAGCTCCTGCCGTTGGCGGCCGACAGCGACCTCTCGCCGGCCGTGCTCCGAGGAGCCGCCGGCGGGCTGTCGGTGTTCTCGCGGACGAGCGCGGTGGTGTTGCCGGCGACGGGGTTGTGGATGATCTGGACGCAGTACGGCGGGCTCTCCGGGCTGACCGTCCCGCCGCGGGGCCACGCCGTCCTGACGATGGTCGTCCTCTGGCTCCTGATGACCGGGATGACGGAGGCGGGCGCGGCGCGCATCCGCGAGGCGGCGGACGCGGGGAAGGTGCGGACCGCGGCCCGCGAGTCCGGGCGGTTCCTGAAGGCCGCGAGCGCAGCCGGCGTCGTCACCCTCCTCCTCGGCGGCTACCTCGCGGCGCCGCCGCTGTAACTC belongs to Halobaculum sp. MBLA0143 and includes:
- a CDS encoding SGNH/GDSL hydrolase family protein; the protein is MSSSFDALAVLGDSVAAGSYTDATGWPSRLSECDALSGTSVHRFGSTATTLAEHAETVEEHLAETVAAVDTAEPRLCVVVHAGHNDAQLSDGAPRVSEGEFRHAAAELDRTLANHDAVGWHGFLGVVPLLSVTGGVGFDDAQPGRSLLYDDAIHATVADHRAVARPVEAWHDRTTDGVHPNEAGHEHLAAVVTEWVDDAA
- a CDS encoding NAD(P)-binding oxidoreductase translates to MTDQTTRLDTAFVAGATGATGRALTELLAPRVETLVTLTRDSANGESLHALGADEVFVDDLLDPDGLEMALAGVDAVFSTVGTAATQVHAGGPYVDGEGNRTLVAAAEATDVDTVVLESALGVGDEPASPLAAVFEAAIGPVQAAKADAEAALRDADVRHTILRPGVLTGSPRTDDVTVADPGAKLWGTVSRADVARLLAAAATTPAAADRTFEVVSTPSFPDRAVDVDWRLPRRPDGTDVPVQVV
- a CDS encoding transporter, yielding MSITTTVAYALHTVFAGVWTGAVVFTTWKLLPLAADSDLSPAVLRGAAGGLSVFSRTSAVVLPATGLWMIWTQYGGLSGLTVPPRGHAVLTMVVLWLLMTGMTEAGAARIREAADAGKVRTAARESGRFLKAASAAGVVTLLLGGYLAAPPL